Within Rhododendron vialii isolate Sample 1 chromosome 12a, ASM3025357v1, the genomic segment aaccAGATTGAAAGCTGGGTTTGGGAGACAAATGCAAGGATTGATCGTATGTTTAGCATGATCATAAGATGATACCAACAAGCAGTACTAAACTCCATTTATACATGTCATGTGGCTGACAAAGAATTACGTAGGTAGGTAACCCGTCGTATGCGCGAGAGGATCGAGATATCTCCATGTATCACTACCTAAAGTGTAGAGTACTGCAACCACAAAATTAGGAAGTGGGTTCTCCGTTCGGTCATCAACCATGAAGCGGATCCAAGTAACTTTGTACTGTAATTTCCAGTCAATGGGTCCAGCTAGCCCAAATCCAAATACGTGCTGGGCGGTGGTATAATATGCATGGGAGGAGGCATAGGGAGGGGCCTGAACTCTCTTGTAGAAGGGTCCACAAACTCATAGAATCACCACTGTCAAACCCACCATTGTGCACGAAAAACAAGCCATCAATGGGGCCAATAAGTTTTCCTACAATGTGTGGGCTCTGTATAAAGGTCAATTACTTCATTTGACGAGGAAATGCCTAACAGTGTTTCATCGGGCAAAAAGGAGACGCCTTTTCTATCATTGTCCGAAGTACTATAATAAAGAAGGAGACTTGTGTGATTGTTCTCGTGGTTGAAGTGCTTGCGAACAAAACCAGGGCTTTCTATGACTGCACACCAGAACTTACAGACACACTTGAATCACAGCAGGGATTTTACGGGCAGCCTTAGGAGTATCTCGTTCACAACATCTTGCGGAAAATTTCCCTTCCAATTGCTTTGCATTTTGTCACCTTTAAAACTCGGTTCTTATCTGAAGAGTCTTTCTTTTCCTAATGAACAAATATAAAACCAACAAAAGTGTGCTACTGATCGATATGAGTTGAgccaaaagagagaaggaaataaAGGAGAAGAAACAATATAATTGCAACGGTGGGAGAGCAAAATGTTCTTACTGTATATCTTTACTGGACAACAACATCATCTAAAATCAGAAACTAGCATGTGAACAGTTTTGCGCTGAATGGGAATCATCTAATTCAAATCCAGTTAAAAATGTTTGCTTTTTGATGGAATGTCAAGAGCAATAAACACAAGAATTGTGATGAATCAAATAACAGAATTACAAGATGCCGCTATCTGCATGCGTAAGCCCTCAGCTGAAGAACTCGAACGTTTTAAAATCCATGAAAAGGAGGGattcaaagaacaaaaaatcaaCAACATATCAAGGGAGACCAACAATTAGGGGGTAATTCagcaaccatctaactttttattcagattcctaaataatgaaaagttatatggttggatcgagcacctatagttatcggattgagcttattttttacggagatccttgaaaaaatattttacatttaatgaacagctcggatgatttgtgtggaacccgtagtgggccccacaacgaaatctgtgcacaaatctgTTGTGTGTAGACTTTTTGGCGGAAGAAATAGAATCCATTGACTTAGTCTCCTTGTTTTACTCCTAAATTTTTTGAGCagtttaataaaattgaaaattaaaaattgaaaatgttatgaattatagataAAATATTACGAAtagtattgctaaaaagttataaatcgtataaagattaaaagatacaccaaaatgttatgaattataatgaaaatgttacaaatcgtaCTGCTAAAAgattatgaattctagaacaaaagttacgaaacacaaaagaatgttatgaatgaatcataaaataGATGCATATGGTATACCCTTTTAAGGAATGCGTATTGTAGATTTTTctaaagttgaattttttaaactgATAAGttgtttgaatttcttttggccgcatcgaattgcaatTGGGCgtatcaaattgcacttgggcgcaccgcattgaattgcacttggccgcatcgaattacttttGGTCGCATTGAAATCCCTTCTTTGACTTTCTGAATTCCCCCGTTACGAATTATTTTTGGCCgtatcgaattgcacttggccacatctaattactcttggccacatcaAATTGCGAGACCATAAAAAGTAACTCGATggggccaagtgcaattcgatgcggccaaaagcATTTCGTCGTGGCTTAGAGTAATTTTTTGCTGCCATGAGTAATTTTTCGCGGCCAGAAGTAATTCTTTGCAAccaatagtaattctttgcatcaaattctttttctttttaactaataggtaagagaacaaaattatTGTTCAATAGAACTTGAGCTATTGGTTTAGATGATTTGGAGTTTTCATGTGATCTGTCTGGGATTGTAGATTTTTTGTTGGAGCCTTTTAGGTAGACGAAGTTTCAAACTCTACTCATTTCTTggttatatacttatatataatcttggaattattttgtttttctatttttctaggtcAGTTAAAGAAACAAGTGCGATAAGGGTATCACTTTTGAGTGAATAGAcgtttaaaaaattgaattctagTTGGAATCCTGTATAATTATACGTTCTTAATATCTCTAATGTTATCCCTGAATGCAACTAACGACCGGAATTAAATAGATTTGATAATATTTGTTGTGTTagactattttatgaacttAGTTAGATAGACCATGTTTGAAGcttattcttaaaatgaaaatttttgagaagtagattttgttgagagaagaatttttttctaattcacgGTTATTTGTAATGCACCTCTCGCATGAGATGGAACCATATGCATATCCGGGACTCACCTCATGTGAAAAGGTGTTAAAAAGAACCGTTGTATCCACACAAAAAACTTTGGAAAAATGGGGTTTGATACTTTATTTAGACTATGTTTAGAAAGCATTGCATCGTGCCAAAGGCACGAGCAATTACTagtatatagatagatagatagatatttGGCACAACATTTTGTTTGGATTTCGAGTGTCGAAAAACTCCAAGATTTTTGAGACTCCTAGGAAATatgaaattttagaaaaatgtGCGTCAACCTAGATTGGGATGAAAGACATCAACCACCTtacattttttccattttatatCAGATAGataattaatttggttttgttcaaaatatttgtaataAATTCTATATTGTAAGTGTCGTTAGGCTTAAATTCTATATTGTAAGTGTCGTTAGGCTTACATTAATACTACTCCTCAAAGGTGGAGATTATTGTAAGTGTCGTTAGGCTTACATTAATACTACTCCTCAAAGGTGGAGATTTAATGATTCGAATACCATAACACAACAGACAAGCCTCCCAATAGGGCTGCATCCCAAATCCTAACTTCTTCAACATGCATGTGCAACATTTTGAGGTGGGGTTGCCCAAGAGTTCTACGTGTAAAAGGATAAGGAATATGGCAACATAATCCATtcattaagatttttattttttaagtacttatttttcactttacgagataagtacttatttctcttaaCGGAACAGGGCCGCTTCTTCTGCAAACTCTAATTCTCCTCCGGTTACTCTTGCTTGTCGGAGGGTTCTTAAAAACACCAAGCCCATATTTTGACGTCATAAATTTCTAATTTTAGCCAAAACcttctaattcttttttttttttctccactcAGAGATCTCATGAGACAATATTTTGACGTCATAAATTTCTATTGGCAAAACATTGTTTGCTATTATTGTTCGAACcttaattgtaatttttgaaaaagtggtgctatataatgtcaaaattatttttgttaatgacaAAACTATTGTGCATAAAAAGTTTATAGTGTGCAATGTACAAGAGTACCCTTGCGTACAACAACAGTTTTGGCTAGAATGGGGTTATGATTATAGTCTGAGGTAAAAGAATGTGGGTCTTCTTTGACAGCCTTAGCTCGAATCATTCCTCTGTAGGTAGGTAGTAGAAGAATCTTGACTATCTTTTGTTTTGCTAACGATTTTCTTGATCGTTAATGAGCAGGTAAAGATTCTTGCTAACCACCTCCGCCCATACTGTTTTTTCTtctctaagagagagagagagagagagagagagagagtatcagAGTACCTACGGACAGATGAGTTTTAACATGGCTAGTACCTACCCTAAATTTGTATAGCAATGAGTATAGTACGTTCGTTCAAGGGCTAGCTTAAAACATGCATGCATCACCACCATCAAAAGCACATGCATGCCCTGGTTAATTTTACTGAGTAATAATGGCGTACAGCATGAAATTAATAAGACAGGAAAAAGAACCAGTTTACTGGCACagcaaatttgtgcacagatttttatgTGGGGCCTACATATAAGTCCCAGACAAGTGATCCAAGCCgtttattatgtttaaaatattttttcaagggctttcgcgaaaaatcagctcaatctgatacttataagagcttgatttaatcatctaacttttcattcaagtttttagagaatgaaaagtaagacgattagatcaagtacttataggtatcggattgagctgattttttgcgggagcccttgaaaaaatgttttaaacataatgaacggctcggatcacttATATGGGACCCTTAGTGGATTCCAcataaaaatctgtgcacaatctgtgcacagatttgctgtgcCAGTAGACTTTCTGCAGGAAACAGGAAAAAGTACGTAGTGCCTAATGCCTATCTGTGACGAAACAAAAATATAAGTAGAGACGCTTGTGATGAATAACCTGTAATGTAACATGCATGATTCACATTATTAAAACTCAAAGCTAACAAAAAGCTTCCCCGGACCCAGCATTCATAGGTACGTAACAATCAATTGAATATATAGATATCTATTTGATTTCTCTTTGCACTAACACGTagtacaactatatatatatatatatatatatatatgatttgaGTGTTTTATTCCACCTCCCAAAGCTCCTTCTCTTTTCACGTCTCATTCCTCATTGCTTACAGAATCGACATCTCACTCCCTAAATCTCCTTCTTGTAGAAAATTAAGAAAGATTAACGATAATGGACCCGAATTAAAGAAGCCGGTCCATTTTCAAAGGCAAATGTAATGAAAGCACAAGTCTATAATTGTTGAATCATGGTAAAATACAAATTACCTTCATGTGATATGGGGTTTTGGAAAGACGGCCAGGGGTGTCCAGATTAGCTTATGCGTGCATCGACTAATCTCCTCTCCGGTCCTGTTAAAAGTAGGCTATCCATGCAAGGATTAGAAAATTTACAAGAAACTACTACTATTTTAGAGTCTGACCCAAGAAGCAATTGTATGGGGAGCACGCTCACCAGCTACCCGGACTAAGCTCAAGGTTGCACTTATCACCTCTTTTTCATTTAGAATTTGGATACTTCCAAGTGGCCTACTGGACTAGTTCTAGAGAACCTACCTTCTACTTCCCACATGTGAGACACTAGCAGTATTTTAGCACATGATTTCCAAATCGGTGAATGCTTCTTTCCTAAGTTGAGTAACACTGCAATACAGTTCAACTGCCAACCCTGTCACTTAATAAATACAGAGAACCGTAGTTGGACAATTGAAATGGGGTTGATATAGGCAACATCACCAAGCAAAATAACTGAGGTTCTTTCAGAGATTGCCCCAAATCACAGCTTTGGATCTCCCAAGCTCCTACGTCTATTATGAAGCTCCATCCTTTCTTCTACCTCATGGGGTGAGGAGTTGTTATTCATTTCTCCATTTTCATGTGCTAATGGCAATTACTTACTAAAATACATTCTTCTAATTTTCTGCTACTTTTTATCTGCTTGTGTATTCAGTAGCCACCATTAGAGAACCTATTTCCAGAACCACTTTGCAAGCTCAATCTCAAGGAGACCTCTGATTTTGTGAGGTCATTTGCAATGAAAAATCATCACGACAGCAGCACAGAGAGCAGAGGTTTTCTTGATGTTTCAGCTGATcagaagaggagagagggagtgagTTCTGTCACAAAGAGGCATTCAGAAGGTCCTTCCACACCTGGTAGACCCATTTTCAGATTCAGTACTAGTGGGAATTTCTCTTCAAGAAAAAGCTTTCCTTCCAAGTGGGATGACGCAGAAAAGTGGCTTAATGGAAGCAGTTCTTGCCATGACTCCCCTGCTCATCATCATACTCATGGGTCAAAGCCATTAGAAGGGACAAAAGTTTTCAAACAATTTGAGGGATGTAGACCGCAAGCTGAGGTATTTGCGGAGAAAACAAGGGTTACAGAGGAAAAGGTAACAAAGTCGGTTTCAAGCACTAAAGGGTCCATAGCTGTGGAAAGTCTTGGTATCTCAGATAGAGCTTTCAATGGGGTCTCAGCCTCAGCAAATGTACTTCTAAAAGGTAGAAAACCTTTGGCTTTATTTTCAAACTTCCCCATCTCTTGTCTAGCAATGTatactccaaaaataaaataaaaaatgtactccTTCAATTGCCATCCAAAACGCTTTATATgattttcacctttttgttgttgtataaCCCATTTTTTGTTTCTGAAGATATATCTAGAAACATTGTGCTCAAGATTGTGATCATTTTTATGAAAACCCTAATGCCACAACTCAATTTCGGTCTTTTATACTCTGCAATACCCAGTATGGATTTccacttgtttgttttttcccctCATTGCAGATAAATTCACGAAAGAGGTAGAAcccattttcccaaaatttagATCCTCAGAGCCAATGAGCGAGGGGTTTGTATTTCCAAACTTGGGGGGAAATTCCATGACAGAGGCAGCAACAGAGGGAGTTCATGAGGTAAAACACAGAGATGTTGGGACGGAGATGACTCCCCTTAGCAGCTCCACACCATCAAGATGCCACACACCATTCAAGAGCACATCACCTGCCCAACACAATACCCCTGAGAACAGGTCAGGTCCATTGGCCATAATCAACTCCCGTACCACCAATATTTCCAAGTTACAAGATTGTCATATAGCTAAGTTGCAAATTGGGGAACAATTCAATTCCATTGTTTCAACCTGGAGCTCgagggaagaggaggaagaggagataTCAAAGAGCTTGAGGCACTTTGACATAAGCAGTGACTGTAGGAAGAGTCTTTCAGAGCCCAGGTTTTGTTCGTGGGAAGAGGAGGGAAAGAGCAACTGCTGCATTAGGTAGAATAGAATGGGTGTTGGGGttgatttaatttctttttttctatcttTTGCTTTTGTCTTGAATTTGATTGGCTTTGTAGGTATCAGAGAGAAGAAGCAAAAATTCAAGCTTGGGTGAATCTCCAAAGTGCTAGAGCAGAAGCTCAGGCAAGAAAGCTTGAGGTAACTTCTAGTTCTTATTTGCTTTATGGCTTCCATTTCTTCACCATCTTGCGCATTGATTGCTAGCATCATGGTTGGATAACTGCATTTACGTCAAAATGTTTTCATTCCAACTGTTCCTCTTTCATTATGGCTATGTTTTGATATTgggggaaaggaaaatgaagcaaaacaagATTTTTATTGACATGTGTATGTTTATTTTCTCATTCCCTAACCCAACTCAACTATAAAGGCTATCTAGTGCTCGAAACTCCCACTATTGCAGGTCTAGAAAAAAGTTGGACGTACGCAGCCTTATCCCATAAACAAAATGGCTATTTGTGCAACTCGAACCCACGACAACTAGGTCTCCATGGGACAACCATGTAGTGCCCAAACCGCTTTCCACCaagaagagaaaagacaagaaaataaaaggggAAATAATCATTGGTAACCTTATTTTATTCCCTTTATAGCCTTTCCGACCCAAGTGATTATTTAGTGCTCATGGAGCATTGTTACATGGTGTTCCATGAGCCTCTACTACCACATATTCACGTGGAATCCATACACTTTATGTTGAGTCCCGCATAAATATGGGTTTGCAAAGGCCCTTGAAGCACCGCCACTAAATAATTTCTCCTCCGACCCTCTTGCCTTCTCGTCTTGCATGTGAAATCCCTTTATGTTTCACTGACttatgacaaaaagaaaaagcgtTGGGAGGTCAAAAGACGAGTGTAAACGCTGAACATAccaaccttttttttccttatcttATATTTTCCTTTCGTTTTTTGGTGGACAAATCACTTTACAACTGTAAGATGCAATCATATACCCTTTGACCATATGATTGACCACTTAAAAATGATTCTTGAATGATTCTCTCTATCTAAAAGTTAACCAACACATGTTGGGGCATTGAAAAGTACTAAAAGGGCTTAGGTTTCTCGGATATACGCTACTAATAAGTGGGCAGAATCACGTGGACAATAGTTTTGTTACTAGAAGGCATTGTCTGGCATATTGTTTGGCTTCATCTTCCTCGAGCCACCCACTGCTTATTCACGaccactcttctctctctctctctctctctctctctctctctctctctctctgtgtgtgtgtcttcCTTTAGCCAACATGATTTCACACTGGATAAAAGGCAACAGAAGCAATCGAAGTACTACTTAACTTTATATACTCCATCATCAAGCAAGACAAATACTGATGTCATAAGCCCATGTGAGAAGGGTCCTGTATTGGCAAAATCCCTAGGGAATCGTGGGTATCTCTCCTTCTCCAAATTAGAATTTTGTGCAATTGTCTGTGGATTATAGTTACACAACTCAGTAGATTAATGGAGTGACTCAATGGATTAATGGGGGTGATTTGTACTCTCCCAGTTCGTGTTGCGCGCACTCCATGTGCAGTCATAAAGCAAAATTTGGTGTAGAAAATAGGAGCACCAGCTGCTATGTATGCTCATCTGGAATGTTGACAAAGTTAGAAAAAGAATTATAACGTTAAACAGGGATAGAAGTAGGAGAAAACGTATCACGATTACCGTTTAACCAATAACATTAGTTTGTTAAATACAAGATCCCAAAGTAGCAGTTCTTGGTTTTTTGTCtgcaattttgcattttttcctaGAACTCTTATAGAATTTCCGTTCGATCATTTATGTAATCTTCTGTATTTTTCATGGGTTCAGTCCGTAGCTACCGGACAAACCCTTGACACATGTAGAGGCTTGCCTGAACGAAGAAACCCCCCTTGAAACATTCAAAAGGCTTGCTTGCTCGAACGAGAAAACCCATGACACATTTAGAGGCCTTCTGACTCATACAGAAACCTGGCTGGTTCCGTCGTGGAGACAAATTGGTAGCTAGAACCACAATAGTAGCACATGCATAAGTTATTGTGTTTTGTTCAATAATGTTAAGAATAAGGTTAGCTATTGAACTAACGGTCTAAGGTTTTAAACGAGTTGCTGGAAAACAATCTCATTCTGTAGCAGCAATATATCGTGTTTTGAAACTCATCGCCTGCCTAGCTGTTTGATAAGGTTTACTTGGGCTTCTAATTTAGTTATATTTTGGAACGATTTTTCAGGTGAAAATTGAGAAGATGAGATCAAATTTGGAAGAGAAGTTGATGAAGAGAATGGGTGTTGTTCACAGGAAGGCTGAGGAAAAGAGAGCTGCAGCCCAGTTACAGCACTCCGATCAAATTCACAGGGCAGCTAAACAAGTACAGAAGGCATTGGCGAACCCACAAAATTCCCGTTTTTCTGGTCAAATAACTTCGTGTGGTTGCTTTCCTTGTACTAATAATAATCATCTttatagaatttgaaaaggcCTATTTGAGAAGGCATAGAAATGAAGCTAATGCTTGGCAACCATCTCATGTACATGGCTAATTCTTCTCTTAAGAGTTTCCTAAGATCAGTTTCATATCTCTAATGGCATGTTTGTAATATATTTATTCCAGTTAGTATGCTACTAACATAGTACAATACATATATCCGTCGA encodes:
- the LOC131309725 gene encoding uncharacterized protein LOC131309725, yielding MAVIKWGFLNRSAESTGDFTTERTRVALKLDHALDLPSSYVYYEAPSFLLPHGPPLENLFPEPLCKLNLKETSDFVRSFAMKNHHDSSTESRGFLDVSADQKRREGVSSVTKRHSEGPSTPGRPIFRFSTSGNFSSRKSFPSKWDDAEKWLNGSSSCHDSPAHHHTHGSKPLEGTKVFKQFEGCRPQAEVFAEKTRVTEEKVTKSVSSTKGSIAVESLGISDRAFNGVSASANVLLKDKFTKEVEPIFPKFRSSEPMSEGFVFPNLGGNSMTEAATEGVHEVKHRDVGTEMTPLSSSTPSRCHTPFKSTSPAQHNTPENRSGPLAIINSRTTNISKLQDCHIAKLQIGEQFNSIVSTWSSREEEEEEISKSLRHFDISSDCRKSLSEPRFCSWEEEGKSNCCIRYQREEAKIQAWVNLQSARAEAQARKLEVKIEKMRSNLEEKLMKRMGVVHRKAEEKRAAAQLQHSDQIHRAAKQVQKALANPQNSRFSGQITSCGCFPCTNNNHLYRI